A region from the Halomarina litorea genome encodes:
- a CDS encoding glycosyl transferase family 2, translating into MEYVQERVTTLHDFADPVPDAPTDRACVVVPMTERDHATLAAEQVLRTLERVDPARVVVALRADPAHAVEIRAWLDAYDFPCEVLWCNGPRVDDLFVEAGFDGPRGKGRDVWLALGVATALEDLVVVHDADARSYSERHVRRLLFPLDRGSDFAKGYYARVENGRLYGRLFRLFYTPLVRALADRHDAPLLDYLGAFRYALAGEFAATSDLARSLRVQRGWGLEVGTLGDAYAHAGFAGSAQVDLGTHEHDHRAVSGPQGLGDMSEEVGAALFHALADAGIELDFDTLPAAYRERAHALVEQYAADAAFNGLTYSPVDEREQVAAYAEAVRVPASDDRLPAWRSAPLDPRDVRDAARADLEEAANGGIDADEEDATDGPTGGDGE; encoded by the coding sequence ATGGAGTACGTCCAGGAGCGGGTGACGACCCTCCACGACTTCGCCGACCCCGTCCCCGACGCGCCCACGGACCGGGCCTGCGTCGTGGTGCCGATGACCGAACGCGACCACGCCACGCTGGCCGCCGAGCAGGTGTTGCGCACGCTCGAACGGGTGGACCCGGCGCGCGTCGTCGTCGCCCTCCGGGCCGACCCGGCCCACGCCGTCGAGATACGGGCGTGGCTCGACGCCTACGACTTCCCCTGTGAGGTGCTGTGGTGCAACGGGCCGCGCGTGGACGACCTGTTCGTCGAGGCGGGCTTCGACGGCCCGCGCGGAAAGGGACGGGACGTGTGGCTCGCACTCGGCGTCGCCACGGCGCTGGAGGACCTCGTCGTGGTCCACGACGCCGACGCGCGGAGCTACTCGGAGCGACACGTCCGCCGACTGCTGTTCCCGCTGGACCGCGGCTCCGACTTCGCGAAGGGCTACTACGCCCGCGTCGAGAACGGCCGCCTGTACGGGCGGCTGTTCCGCCTGTTCTACACGCCGCTGGTGCGGGCGCTCGCGGACCGCCACGACGCCCCCCTGCTCGACTACCTCGGGGCCTTCCGCTACGCGCTGGCGGGGGAGTTCGCCGCGACCAGCGACCTCGCGCGCTCGCTCCGCGTCCAGCGCGGGTGGGGTCTCGAAGTCGGGACGCTCGGCGACGCCTACGCCCACGCCGGGTTCGCCGGGAGCGCGCAGGTCGACCTCGGGACGCACGAACACGACCACCGGGCCGTCTCCGGGCCGCAGGGTCTCGGCGACATGAGCGAGGAGGTGGGCGCGGCGCTGTTCCACGCGCTCGCGGACGCGGGCATCGAACTCGACTTCGACACCCTGCCCGCCGCCTACCGGGAGCGCGCCCACGCTCTCGTCGAACAGTACGCGGCGGACGCGGCGTTCAACGGTCTCACGTACAGCCCGGTGGACGAACGCGAACAGGTCGCCGCTTACGCGGAGGCGGTCCGCGTGCCCGCCTCCGACGACCGCCTGCCCGCGTGGCGGTCGGCACCCCTCGACCCGCGCGACGTGCGGGACGCGGCCCGCGCGGACCTCGAAGAGGCCGCGAACGGTGGTATCGACGCCGACGAGGAGGACGCGACGGACGGTCCGACGGGGGGTGACGGGGAGTGA
- a CDS encoding DUF7109 family protein, which translates to MTDDAPGTFAVDADDLAGVVDLFGALTRAELLRALEELAFKAGVDPPDESVVDDALASYHLVEHDGSLVPGPVAFPALPEGAGDLPHIMDVGERSPDREAVGRTVEERFRGEAARALGEGGPERIDHLLDVSYDLETWGPVEVADVRRRLDAARADEES; encoded by the coding sequence GTGACCGACGACGCGCCCGGGACGTTCGCCGTCGACGCCGACGACCTCGCGGGCGTCGTGGACCTGTTCGGCGCGCTCACCCGCGCGGAACTCCTGCGGGCGCTGGAGGAACTGGCGTTCAAGGCGGGCGTCGACCCGCCCGACGAGTCCGTCGTGGACGACGCCCTCGCCTCGTACCACCTCGTCGAACACGACGGGTCCCTCGTCCCGGGACCGGTCGCGTTCCCCGCGCTCCCCGAGGGGGCGGGCGACCTCCCGCACATCATGGACGTCGGGGAACGCTCGCCGGACCGCGAGGCGGTGGGCCGAACCGTCGAGGAACGCTTCCGGGGCGAGGCGGCCCGCGCACTCGGCGAGGGGGGGCCGGAGCGTATCGACCACCTGCTGGACGTGAGCTACGACCTCGAGACGTGGGGGCCGGTCGAGGTGGCGGACGTCCGCCGCCGACTGGACGCGGCCCGCGCGGACGAGGAGTCGTGA
- a CDS encoding NUDIX hydrolase: MDVDLSRVAAHTPVEVTGEPREAAVLVPVIERDADPHVLFVKRSDHLGEHPGQMAFPGGGHEPSDADLQATAIREAGEEIGLRAEEASVVGRLDDIRTITEYSVRPYVARVADREYEPDMREIAEIAVLSVADLTDRANYESERRDHPHYGDIRLHFFHVGGYTVWGATGRMLVQFLELATDWRMPPEVDRVVDPDADYPV; this comes from the coding sequence ATGGATGTGGACCTCTCGCGGGTCGCCGCCCACACCCCGGTCGAGGTGACCGGCGAGCCGCGGGAGGCGGCCGTCCTCGTCCCCGTCATCGAACGCGACGCGGACCCGCACGTCCTCTTCGTGAAGCGCTCGGACCACCTCGGCGAGCACCCCGGCCAGATGGCGTTCCCCGGCGGGGGTCACGAGCCGAGCGACGCCGACCTGCAGGCGACAGCCATCCGGGAGGCGGGCGAGGAAATCGGCCTCCGGGCCGAGGAAGCGTCCGTCGTCGGGCGACTCGACGACATCCGGACCATCACCGAGTACTCGGTGCGGCCCTACGTCGCGCGCGTCGCCGACCGCGAGTACGAACCGGATATGCGCGAAATCGCCGAAATCGCGGTGCTCTCGGTGGCGGACCTCACCGACCGCGCGAACTACGAGTCCGAACGGCGCGACCACCCCCACTACGGCGACATCCGCCTGCACTTCTTCCACGTCGGCGGCTACACCGTCTGGGGAGCGACGGGGCGGATGCTCGTCCAGTTCCTCGAACTCGCCACCGACTGGCGGATGCCCCCGGAGGTCGACCGGGTGGTCGACCCCGACGCCGACTACCCCGTCTGA
- a CDS encoding DUF7388 family protein codes for MLTGERLATTGLDAVALKPKEHDLPQARSLDVDSLVVDYEGREHLPDWGTLSSLAEGATVYLTAPVRADGFDPQGDDSLLRAALASLPESVGLTFVAGNPAYLTEGERTRAIAPRLRAALDAYHGDRPAPWVGTEGVERLALAAGGVQFDLLSRSTLRELRALRTVGMDEDVAVYAPTVLSADEDEILDAVGGYVSRRRAVSAALPEGAATDSRATGRARDVLLAAAGDFALVGTASEVRDQVAALHEAGATTVVGYPARGIESLR; via the coding sequence ATGCTGACCGGCGAGCGACTGGCGACGACCGGTCTCGACGCCGTGGCACTGAAACCGAAAGAACACGACCTCCCGCAGGCCCGCTCGCTCGACGTGGACTCCCTCGTCGTCGACTACGAGGGCCGCGAACACCTGCCGGACTGGGGGACGCTGTCCTCGCTGGCCGAGGGCGCGACGGTGTACCTCACCGCCCCCGTCCGCGCCGACGGGTTCGACCCGCAGGGCGACGACTCGCTCCTCCGGGCGGCACTCGCCTCCCTCCCCGAGTCGGTGGGCCTCACCTTCGTCGCGGGCAACCCCGCGTACCTCACGGAGGGGGAGCGAACGCGGGCAATCGCCCCCCGCCTCCGGGCCGCCCTCGACGCCTACCACGGGGACCGACCGGCCCCGTGGGTCGGGACCGAGGGGGTCGAACGCCTCGCCCTCGCGGCGGGCGGCGTGCAGTTCGACCTCCTCTCCCGGTCGACGCTCCGGGAACTCCGCGCGCTCAGGACGGTGGGGATGGACGAGGACGTGGCGGTGTACGCCCCGACGGTCCTCTCAGCCGACGAGGACGAGATACTGGACGCCGTGGGAGGGTACGTCTCCCGGCGGCGGGCGGTGAGCGCCGCCCTCCCGGAGGGGGCCGCCACCGACAGTCGGGCGACGGGTCGCGCCCGGGACGTGCTTCTCGCCGCGGCGGGCGACTTCGCCCTCGTCGGGACGGCGAGCGAGGTGCGCGACCAGGTCGCGGCACTCCACGAGGCGGGCGCGACGACGGTGGTCGGCTACCCCGCCCGCGGTATCGAGTCGCTTCGCTGA
- a CDS encoding Hsp20/alpha crystallin family protein: MFKELGERVESAVLDGIGKTSSRVQEKKPLHADLLESEDHYLVVFDAPGATSEDVEVRFDANTVKVRIDRFRDFYEDFDMRVPGRGLSLHGSVELPEEAVVDARGADATLTKTGTLRVRIPKVEDDEGPVTVDTREEGETTGETGLDETDIPTSDTGERSESVDVAHDAGEDDTDDIDDDTDDADRYD, from the coding sequence ATGTTCAAGGAACTCGGCGAGCGGGTCGAAAGCGCCGTCCTCGACGGCATCGGGAAGACGTCGAGCCGCGTCCAGGAGAAGAAGCCGCTGCACGCCGACCTGCTGGAGTCCGAGGACCACTACCTCGTGGTGTTCGACGCGCCCGGCGCGACCAGCGAGGACGTGGAGGTGCGCTTCGACGCCAACACGGTCAAGGTGCGCATCGACCGCTTCCGCGACTTCTACGAGGACTTCGACATGCGCGTCCCCGGTCGCGGCCTCTCGCTGCACGGTTCCGTCGAACTCCCCGAGGAGGCGGTCGTGGACGCCCGCGGGGCCGACGCCACGCTGACCAAGACGGGCACGCTCCGCGTCCGCATCCCGAAGGTCGAGGACGACGAGGGCCCCGTCACCGTCGACACCCGCGAGGAGGGCGAGACGACTGGCGAGACGGGACTCGACGAGACAGACATCCCGACCAGCGACACCGGCGAGAGGAGCGAGTCGGTGGACGTCGCCCACGACGCGGGCGAGGACGATACCGACGATATCGACGACGACACCGACGACGCGGACCGGTACGACTGA
- a CDS encoding DUF7559 family protein, producing the protein MPKTMEVKCTESDCELDMFELHYTYDMPDETGVEDFTCPYCGSADGLEEIVL; encoded by the coding sequence ATGCCAAAGACGATGGAGGTCAAGTGTACCGAATCGGACTGCGAACTCGACATGTTCGAACTCCACTACACCTACGACATGCCCGACGAGACGGGCGTCGAGGACTTCACCTGCCCCTACTGCGGGTCGGCGGACGGCCTCGAGGAGATCGTCCTCTGA
- a CDS encoding NAD(P)/FAD-dependent oxidoreductase, with amino-acid sequence MRVGVVGGGAFGVTLARDLAARDCEVVLFERGDLAAGSSGRAAGVCYDAFADRPDAEVGRRALDRFREFSGTGGFEFTDCPYVFLAREGDDRRARAIEEGARRMADHALDVRLVSPADLGERFPDLRTDDVAVAAVAEGAGYTDPAAYTRMMGAEARRTGADLRTHTPVELAGDTTVETDAGRESFDRVVVAAGAHTRRVLAAVDVPVPVKPYRVQALTTGPVAESDPLPMLYDATGGYYLRPREGGLLVGDGTEPIERNPDDWDRAADDWFVADCAGYLETALGRSVPVERAWAGLCTATPDGHPLLGECAPGLYVAAGWQGHGFMRAPALAERLAELILGGAGIDHFAPDRFAGDEAFDIVEGMAIE; translated from the coding sequence ATGAGGGTGGGCGTGGTCGGCGGGGGCGCGTTCGGCGTCACCCTCGCCCGTGACCTCGCGGCCCGCGACTGCGAGGTGGTCCTCTTCGAACGCGGCGACCTCGCGGCGGGCAGCAGCGGTCGGGCCGCAGGCGTCTGCTACGACGCCTTCGCCGACCGGCCCGACGCCGAGGTGGGCAGACGCGCCCTCGACCGCTTCCGCGAGTTCTCCGGCACGGGCGGGTTCGAGTTCACCGACTGCCCGTACGTCTTCCTCGCGCGAGAGGGCGACGACCGGCGCGCGCGGGCCATCGAGGAGGGAGCGAGGCGGATGGCGGACCACGCTCTCGACGTGCGCCTCGTCTCCCCCGCCGACCTCGGCGAGCGCTTTCCCGACCTGCGGACCGACGACGTGGCCGTCGCGGCAGTCGCCGAGGGGGCGGGCTACACCGACCCCGCCGCCTACACCCGGATGATGGGCGCCGAGGCACGGCGCACCGGTGCCGACCTGCGGACGCACACCCCCGTCGAACTCGCAGGCGACACCACCGTCGAGACGGACGCGGGGCGGGAGTCCTTCGACAGGGTAGTCGTCGCCGCGGGCGCGCACACCCGGCGGGTGCTCGCCGCCGTGGACGTCCCGGTGCCGGTCAAACCCTACCGCGTGCAGGCGCTGACGACCGGACCGGTCGCCGAGAGCGACCCCCTCCCGATGCTGTACGACGCCACCGGGGGGTACTACCTGCGACCCCGCGAGGGCGGCCTGCTGGTCGGCGACGGGACGGAACCGATAGAGCGGAACCCGGACGACTGGGACCGGGCGGCCGACGATTGGTTCGTCGCGGACTGTGCGGGCTATCTGGAGACGGCACTCGGGCGGTCGGTCCCCGTCGAGCGGGCGTGGGCCGGCCTCTGTACCGCGACGCCCGACGGCCACCCCCTGTTGGGGGAGTGCGCGCCCGGCCTGTACGTCGCGGCGGGGTGGCAGGGCCACGGGTTCATGCGCGCGCCGGCCCTCGCGGAGCGACTGGCCGAACTGATCCTCGGGGGCGCAGGAATCGACCACTTCGCGCCCGACCGGTTCGCGGGCGACGAGGCGTTCGACATCGTCGAGGGGATGGCCATCGAGTGA
- a CDS encoding radical SAM protein, translating to MIDPATLDVTLVDGYVDEPAHFGVPPYVSTYPRYTAGALVDAGVPEERITYHTIDALRETPAKWQDVEEADLMVYIGGMTVPGKYVGGTPAEPDEVRRMAWTATGTTLMGGPVRFGVGDQNEGGSDMERKDLDYDFVAKGDVEAAAFDLVASGLEGFGNRMRDVEEVTRWARKGAFVVENHPNHPDYLIAELETGRGCPYRCSFCTEPLYGNPTFRPPETVVSEVEALYERGVRHFRLGRQADILAYGGDGEAPNPDALRDLYGGIREVAPDLGTLHLDNMNPITVVEYPEKSREGIEVIAAHNTPGDTAAFGLESADPVVQEENNLNVTADECFEAVRVVNEAAGWRPGEDPSRAPTHGEETKRLPKLLPGINLLHGLKGETRETYQLNKEFLHRVYDAGLMLRRVNIRQVMAFDGTEMSKTGSQIAKDHKKLFKQYKREVREEIDNPMLKRVAPAGTRLPDVHLEYHQDGKTFGRQLGTYPLLVGMPGELELGRTVDVAVTDHGYRSVSGVPYPLDVNAASMNELTAIPGLGKQRAGNLVVDRPFATIEDAESRAEVDLRDFATVRSPEGAD from the coding sequence ATGATTGACCCGGCGACGCTCGACGTGACGCTCGTGGACGGCTACGTCGACGAGCCGGCGCACTTCGGCGTCCCGCCCTACGTCTCGACGTACCCGCGCTACACGGCGGGCGCACTCGTCGACGCCGGCGTCCCCGAGGAGCGAATCACCTACCACACCATCGACGCCCTGCGAGAGACGCCGGCGAAGTGGCAGGATGTCGAGGAAGCCGACCTCATGGTGTACATCGGCGGGATGACCGTCCCCGGAAAGTACGTCGGGGGGACGCCCGCCGAACCCGACGAAGTACGGAGAATGGCGTGGACCGCGACGGGGACGACGCTGATGGGCGGGCCCGTCCGCTTCGGCGTCGGCGACCAGAACGAGGGCGGCAGCGACATGGAGCGAAAGGACCTCGACTACGACTTCGTCGCGAAGGGCGACGTCGAGGCCGCCGCGTTCGACCTCGTCGCGAGCGGGCTGGAGGGATTCGGCAACCGGATGCGCGACGTCGAGGAGGTGACCCGCTGGGCGCGCAAGGGCGCGTTCGTCGTCGAGAACCACCCCAATCATCCGGACTACCTCATCGCCGAACTGGAGACGGGGCGGGGCTGTCCCTACCGGTGTTCGTTCTGTACGGAACCGCTCTACGGCAACCCAACGTTCCGGCCACCGGAGACGGTGGTCTCGGAGGTGGAGGCGCTGTACGAACGCGGTGTGCGACACTTCCGACTGGGCCGGCAGGCCGACATCCTCGCGTACGGCGGCGACGGCGAGGCCCCGAACCCCGACGCCCTCCGCGACCTCTACGGCGGCATCCGCGAGGTGGCCCCGGACCTCGGGACGCTCCACCTCGACAACATGAACCCCATCACGGTGGTGGAGTACCCCGAGAAGTCCCGGGAGGGAATCGAGGTCATCGCGGCACACAACACGCCCGGCGACACGGCGGCGTTCGGCCTCGAATCGGCCGACCCCGTCGTGCAGGAGGAGAACAACCTCAACGTCACCGCCGACGAGTGTTTCGAGGCGGTGCGGGTCGTCAACGAGGCGGCCGGATGGCGGCCCGGTGAAGACCCATCACGAGCGCCGACCCACGGCGAGGAGACCAAACGCCTCCCGAAACTCCTGCCCGGTATCAACCTGCTCCACGGCCTGAAGGGGGAGACACGCGAGACCTACCAGCTCAACAAGGAGTTCCTCCACCGCGTCTACGACGCCGGCCTGATGCTCCGCCGGGTGAACATCCGGCAGGTGATGGCCTTCGACGGGACGGAGATGTCGAAGACAGGGTCGCAGATAGCGAAGGACCACAAGAAACTGTTCAAGCAGTACAAGCGGGAGGTGCGCGAGGAGATAGACAACCCGATGCTCAAACGCGTCGCACCCGCCGGGACGCGCCTGCCGGACGTCCACCTCGAATATCATCAGGACGGCAAGACGTTCGGCCGCCAGTTGGGTACGTACCCGCTGCTGGTCGGGATGCCCGGCGAACTCGAACTCGGGCGGACGGTGGACGTGGCGGTGACGGACCACGGCTACCGCTCCGTCTCGGGGGTCCCCTACCCGCTAGACGTGAACGCGGCGTCGATGAACGAACTCACCGCGATTCCGGGCCTCGGGAAACAGCGGGCGGGCAACCTCGTCGTGGACCGGCCGTTCGCCACCATCGAGGACGCCGAGTCACGGGCGGAGGTGGACCTGCGGGACTTCGCCACCGTCCGGTCGCCCGAGGGCGCGGACTGA
- a CDS encoding flippase-like domain-containing protein has product MTVEVSVVLPAYNEEATIGDTIAVTLDTLDSFLPEGSFEVLVAEDGCDDRTPEIAAGIAGQDRRVRHVHSDERLGRGGALVRAFRLAAGETLVYFDTDLATDMRHLEELVESVRVEGYDVVTGSRWMPGEVADRPARRGVPSQGFNTLVRTFLGSELRDHQCGFKAFDRTALFDLLEDVKDEHWFWDTEVLVRAQRSGYRVREFPVRWEPKGDTKVDLVRDVLGMGSQILRCWWEFSVQPRATRRVTLGAGSLLVVLAVLLMTQYLDFGAVLDRMAAADPVYIAVAAAVYVVSWPLRGARYRDILAELGYHERVGFLTGAVFISQTGNLVFPARAGDAVRAYVVKARRGIPYPSGFASLAVERVFDLLTITTLAGVVLLGLAGAGLADPSGLDALPASYRESGRAALYVAGVVGVLAVTAVSLILTTARSEGSAVRGMVGRLSSDSYADYVADVVERFVGDVQRVAGDRGAFARIGASSVAIWTLDVVTALLVFAAFDVALSPVVLVAVGFFAVSVGNLAKVLPLSPGGIGLYEGAFTLIVVALTPVGFPVALGAAIVDHAVKNVVTVVGGVASTLLFNVSLTTAVEESRDVEGEVPETD; this is encoded by the coding sequence ATGACTGTCGAGGTGAGCGTGGTCCTCCCCGCGTACAACGAGGAGGCGACCATCGGCGACACCATCGCCGTCACGCTCGACACCCTCGATTCGTTCCTCCCGGAGGGGTCCTTCGAGGTCCTCGTCGCGGAGGACGGTTGTGACGACCGGACCCCGGAGATAGCCGCAGGCATCGCCGGGCAGGACCGCCGGGTGCGCCACGTCCACTCCGACGAGCGACTCGGGCGGGGCGGCGCACTCGTCCGTGCGTTCCGCCTCGCGGCGGGCGAGACGCTCGTCTACTTCGATACGGACCTCGCGACCGACATGCGCCACCTCGAGGAACTCGTGGAGTCGGTGCGCGTGGAGGGCTACGACGTCGTGACGGGGTCGCGCTGGATGCCCGGCGAGGTGGCGGACCGGCCCGCGAGGCGCGGGGTCCCCAGTCAGGGGTTCAACACGCTCGTGCGGACGTTCCTCGGGTCGGAGTTGCGCGACCACCAGTGCGGGTTCAAGGCGTTCGACCGGACGGCCCTGTTCGACCTGCTGGAGGACGTGAAGGACGAACACTGGTTCTGGGACACGGAGGTGCTCGTGCGCGCCCAGCGGTCGGGCTACCGGGTCCGGGAGTTCCCCGTCCGCTGGGAGCCGAAAGGCGACACGAAGGTCGACCTCGTCCGGGACGTCCTCGGGATGGGGAGCCAGATTCTGCGGTGCTGGTGGGAGTTCTCCGTCCAGCCGAGGGCCACCCGCCGGGTGACGCTCGGCGCGGGGTCGCTGCTGGTCGTCCTCGCCGTCCTCCTGATGACGCAGTACCTCGACTTCGGCGCGGTGCTCGACCGGATGGCGGCGGCCGACCCGGTCTACATCGCCGTCGCCGCCGCCGTCTACGTCGTCTCGTGGCCCCTCCGCGGCGCGCGCTACCGGGACATCCTCGCCGAACTGGGCTACCACGAACGCGTCGGCTTCCTCACGGGGGCGGTGTTCATCTCGCAGACGGGGAATCTGGTGTTCCCGGCCCGGGCGGGTGATGCCGTCCGCGCCTACGTGGTCAAGGCCAGACGGGGCATCCCGTACCCCTCGGGGTTCGCCTCGCTGGCGGTCGAACGCGTCTTCGACCTGCTGACCATCACGACGCTCGCCGGGGTGGTCCTCCTCGGACTGGCGGGTGCCGGCCTCGCGGACCCCTCGGGGCTGGACGCTCTCCCGGCCAGCTATCGCGAGAGCGGGCGGGCGGCGCTGTACGTCGCGGGCGTCGTGGGCGTCCTCGCGGTGACGGCCGTCTCGCTCATCCTGACGACGGCCCGCTCGGAGGGCAGTGCGGTGCGCGGGATGGTCGGGCGGCTGAGTTCCGACTCCTACGCCGACTACGTCGCGGACGTGGTCGAACGGTTCGTGGGGGACGTCCAGCGGGTGGCAGGCGACCGGGGGGCGTTCGCCCGCATCGGCGCGTCCAGCGTCGCCATCTGGACGCTCGACGTGGTCACCGCACTGCTGGTGTTCGCCGCGTTCGACGTGGCGCTCTCGCCCGTCGTCCTCGTCGCGGTGGGCTTCTTCGCCGTGAGCGTCGGCAACCTCGCGAAGGTCCTGCCGCTCTCGCCGGGCGGCATCGGCCTCTACGAGGGGGCGTTCACGCTCATCGTCGTCGCGCTCACGCCCGTCGGCTTCCCGGTCGCCCTCGGCGCGGCCATCGTCGACCACGCGGTCAAGAACGTCGTCACCGTCGTCGGGGGCGTCGCCTCGACGCTCCTGTTCAACGTCTCGCTCACCACCGCCGTCGAGGAGTCCCGCGACGTCGAGGGCGAGGTCCCCGAGACGGACTAG
- a CDS encoding DUF84 family protein, translated as MHVGVGSRNPVKRRAVERVVPAGWSVTSIGVQSGVAEQPFGQAETLAGAEGRAETVLAASGPENDRDGESGFDLGVGIEGGVARREYAEGLWLVMWAAATDGERWGRGTGPGLRLPDGIAARVEAGEELGPVMDDVLGEADVAKKQGAAGALTGGATDRESALAGAVAGALGPFVTSLY; from the coding sequence ATGCACGTGGGCGTCGGGAGCCGAAATCCGGTGAAGCGACGGGCGGTCGAACGGGTCGTACCGGCGGGGTGGTCCGTCACTTCTATCGGCGTTCAGTCAGGTGTCGCGGAACAGCCGTTCGGACAGGCCGAGACGCTCGCAGGGGCGGAGGGTCGCGCGGAGACGGTCCTCGCCGCGAGCGGCCCCGAGAACGACCGAGACGGTGAGAGCGGGTTCGACCTCGGTGTGGGCATCGAGGGCGGCGTCGCGCGCCGCGAGTACGCCGAGGGACTCTGGCTGGTGATGTGGGCCGCCGCCACCGACGGCGAGCGATGGGGGCGCGGGACCGGACCCGGCCTCCGCCTCCCCGACGGTATCGCGGCCCGCGTCGAGGCGGGCGAGGAACTCGGGCCGGTGATGGACGACGTGCTGGGCGAAGCTGACGTCGCGAAGAAGCAGGGTGCGGCGGGCGCACTCACGGGCGGGGCGACCGACCGCGAGTCCGCCCTCGCGGGGGCCGTCGCCGGCGCGCTGGGACCGTTCGTGACGTCCCTGTACTAG
- a CDS encoding transcription initiation factor IIB — MSDSNTRTRERRTETEETEESEGFDCPECGGALISDTEHGETVCQDCGLVVEEDSIDRGPEWRAFDSAEKDKKSRVGAPTTNMMHDKGLSTNIDWRDKDAYGNSLGSRQRAKMQRLRKWNERFRTRDSKERNLKQALGEIDRMASALGLPENVRETASVIYRRALDENLLPGRSIEGVATSAVYAAARQAGVPRSLDEIADVSRVEKSEIARTYRYVVRELGLEVKPADPESYVPRFASALGLSDEAENRARSLLRNAKEKGVHSGKSPVGLAAAAVYAAALLTNEKTTQAAVSDVADISEVTIRNRYHELLEAEQDLPL, encoded by the coding sequence ATGAGCGACTCCAATACGCGAACGCGAGAACGACGAACGGAGACCGAGGAGACGGAGGAGAGCGAGGGGTTCGACTGCCCCGAGTGCGGCGGCGCTCTCATCTCCGACACCGAGCACGGTGAGACGGTGTGCCAGGACTGCGGACTCGTCGTCGAGGAGGACAGCATCGACCGCGGCCCCGAGTGGCGCGCGTTCGATTCCGCAGAGAAGGACAAGAAGTCCCGGGTCGGTGCCCCCACCACGAACATGATGCACGACAAGGGGCTCTCGACGAATATCGACTGGCGGGACAAGGACGCCTACGGCAACTCGCTGGGGAGTCGCCAGCGCGCGAAGATGCAGCGCCTGCGCAAGTGGAACGAGCGCTTCCGGACGCGCGACTCCAAGGAGCGCAACCTGAAGCAGGCGCTCGGTGAAATCGACCGCATGGCGAGTGCGCTCGGCCTGCCCGAGAACGTCCGCGAGACCGCCTCGGTCATCTACCGCCGCGCGCTCGACGAGAACCTTCTGCCGGGCCGGTCCATCGAAGGGGTCGCGACGAGCGCGGTGTACGCCGCCGCCCGGCAGGCGGGCGTCCCGCGCTCGCTGGACGAAATCGCCGACGTCTCGCGCGTCGAGAAGAGCGAGATCGCCCGCACCTACCGCTACGTGGTCCGCGAGCTCGGCCTCGAGGTGAAGCCGGCGGACCCCGAGAGCTACGTCCCCCGGTTCGCCAGCGCCCTCGGTCTCTCGGACGAGGCGGAGAACCGCGCCCGAAGCCTCCTGCGCAACGCGAAGGAGAAGGGCGTCCACTCGGGCAAGTCGCCGGTCGGCCTCGCCGCCGCCGCCGTCTACGCCGCCGCCCTCCTCACCAACGAGAAGACGACGCAGGCCGCCGTCAGCGACGTCGCGGACATCAGTGAAGTGACCATCCGCAACCGCTACCACGAACTGCTGGAAGCGGAACAGGACCTCCCGCTGTAG